GTGTAGAAAgccccgcgatcgcgaaggcgtGCCTGAccaaagcttcgcgaacgcggccctaccttcgcgaatgcgaagggaaaCTGGTCAGTGAACCCCAGACCCAacttcttctacgcgaacgcgactagGCCATCACGAATGTGAAGGCCACAGGTCATTCGCGAACACGgcctcctcttcgcgaacgcgaagtgcaAAAGCACCTAATCCCCAAAtgcttcatcgcgaatgcgggggtccttccgcgttcgtgaagaaggagaTCAGAACCAATACACCAGTAGTTTTGGACTTAGCTCTGGGCAGTTCGAAACGCActcgagccccccgggaccccgtccaaatgcaccaaAAAGTCCATAACCATAATACGGACTTGTTTGATCTCTCAAAACACGTAAAACAACAacgaaactaagaatcacacctcaaaaccaaattgaatcaacatatgaacttcaaacttctcaactagctccgaacgcactgaatcatacttagactactcggaatgacaccaaattttgcgtacaagtcataaatcaccatacggaattATTACCTAACTCGAAATTCCAAATGGACCTTGATAGCACCAAAGtttactccaaaccaaatttaaagaactagaaaacctTCAATGAACCAAATTTTAACATTAAGTGCGgaaacgctcccggatcaccCGAAACCTGATTTGAACacacgcccaagttcaaaatcaccatacaaacctattggaaccatcaaatatcagttccgaggtcatttactaaaaatgttgactcaagtaaAACTTGGCCATCATATgctactattaaggaactaagtgtttcgattttaacatgaacccttccaaacctaaaccaaccatccccgcaagtcataaaatagtaaaaacacaGGCGATAAGTATTAATTAGGGGAACATATATCTATAAAGAAAAATggccgatcgggtcattacattctccacctcttaaacaaacgttcgtcctcaaatgggtctagaatcatacctggagtgccgaATAAATGCAGACATTTcacatgtcctcctcggtctcccaagtcgcttccttgactggttgacccctcaACTGGACCTTTACCGcaaaaatcttcttggacctcaactagcaAACCTGCCTGTCAACAATAGTAACTGGCTATtattcataacccaaactctcatctagctgaaccgtgctgTAATCTAATACATGCGACCTATCGGCTTggtacttccagagcatagacacatgaaagaccggatgaactcccgatagactgggaggcaaagaaagctcataagcaacctcccaaacctgcctcaacacctcaaatgggccaataaaccttgggctcaacttgcgcttcttcccgaacctcatgatacccttcatcggtgagactttcaagagaaccttctcgcccaccataaatgataaatcgtGCGCCTTCTGATTCGCGTATTTCTCATGTCTAGAATGTGTTGTGCGAAGTTGCtcatgaatcaactttaccttttccaaggcatccttcaccaaatcagtgcCATATAGATTAGCCtctccgggctcaaaccatccgatgggagaatgacatcgccgaccatataaagcctcaaatggagccatctcgatgctggactgataactgttgttatacgCAAACTTGGCCAAAGTCAAGAATAGATCCCACTGCCTTCTAAAGTCAATCATACACGCTCTGAGCACATCCTTCAGAATCtaaactgtccgctccgactgcccgtcgatctgcggatgaaaggttatGCTGAGCTCTATCCAGGTGCCCAGCTCgctttgtactgctctccagaaatgcaaagtGAATTGGGGgactctatctaaaatgatgaatacaggcacaccatgcaaccagacaatctcctgaatgtaaatttGGGCCATTCTCTCTGAAGAGTACGTAGTCACAACTAGAATAAAGtggctgacttggtcagcctgtcgataatgacccatagtaatccgctcccatttccactctggtataaccatctgctgaagtaggccgcatggcctctgatgctcatacttaacctgctggcaatttagatacctcgctacatactcaactatgtccttcttcattcaccgccaccaataatgctgcctcggttcgcgatacatctttgtagcacctggaaaAATAGAATACCAAGAGGTGTGTTCCTCCTCTAGAATCATATCCCTCAAaccatcaatattaggaacacataggcaaccctagaGTCACATGACGCCATCCTTGCCGACAGTAACCTCCTTGGAACCACTCTATAGTACCCTCTCTCTACGAAGCAGAAGGTGCAGATCATCGTACTGATGAGCCTTAatccgctcaaataatgaagactgagccatAACACAttcaagaactcgactgggctctgaaataccCAGCCTCACAAGTATGTTAGCTAAGTACTTAATGTCCAAATCCAATGGcatctcctctgctgaaataaatGCAAAACTATCCATACTCTgggcctttctgctcaaggcatccactACCATATTCGCGTTGCCCGGATGGTAAAATATGGTGAAATCacagtccttcagtaactcaagccacctgcgctgcctcaaattaatatCCCTCCACTTGAACAAATGATGCAAGCTATGATGATAGGTGTAAATTTCACACGACAACGCATAAAGATAATGCTTCTAGAtattgagagcatgaactatcgtggccacctcaaaatcatgtacggggtaattcttctcgtggagcattagctgacgtgaagcatatgtaataactcgACCCTCcagcatcaatacacaacccaggccaatgcgtgaagcattgcaatacacaatatacatcTCTATACTGGAAGGGAAAACTAACACTGGtattgtagtcaatgctgtcttgagcttctgaaatcttgcctcgcaatcatcggacaatcagaacggagcacccttctgagtaaatctagtcaaaggtgctgcaatagatgagaagccctccacaaatcgacaataataacctgctaaccccaagaaactcctgatctcggtcgatctggtaggacgaggccaactttgGACTGCCTCGAACTTCTTGgggtctaccttaataccctcacctgatagaacatgccccaagaatgccacagaatctaaccgaaactcacacttggagaacatagcatatagcttctattcCCACATGGTCtgaagcacaactctcaaatgctggTCATGCTGCTccatactacgcgagtagatcaatatgtcatcaatgaagacaatgacggATAAGTCAAGATATGacctgaacacccgattcatcaaatccgtaaatactgctagggcattggtcaagccgaaatacatcactagaaactcatagtggccataccTATTCCGGAAAGTCATCTTCAGAACATCCGAAGCACGAaccttcagctgatgatacccagatctcatgtcgatcttagagaacaccctggcaccctacaactagtcaaacaaatcatcaatacacgacatcgggtacttgttcttaatggtaactttattcaactaaaggtaatcaatgcacatcagCATGCTCCTATACTTTATTTTCACAAATaacatcggtgcaccccaaggcgacctCAGTCTGAAGAACCCCTtcactagcaactcctcaagatgttccttcaactctttcaaatctttTAGATCTATGTGGCATGGTGTAATAGAGATAGGATGGGTACTTGGTgacaaatcaataccgaaatcgtTATCACAATCTAGTAGCATGCCTGGTAAATCAGAAAGAAACACATCGGAGGACTCCCTCACCATGGGCACTAAATCAATCGTAGGAGTCTCTGCAGCAGTATCCTGAACGTAAGACAAATATGCCAAGCAACCCTTCTCGGCCATGTGTCGATCCGTCAAGGAAGTGATAACCCGactagatagatagatagatgaATCCCTCCACTCAAATTTAGGAAATTCTGGCATCTCCAAGGTAACAGTCTTAACAAGGAAATCATGAATGGCATGATacagagacaaccagtccatgcctaggatgacctcaaagtcactCACGCCGAGCAATAGAAGATCTGCTATGGTCTCATAACTACAGAAGGTCACAATACATGACCGGTAaacccgatccacaacaacagaatcgcccactggCGTGGAGACATATATAGGagcacccaaggactcacgagataCATCTTGAtaatgagcaaatagagaagtaacatatgaatatgtagaccctggatcaagcAGTACTGAAGAATCCCTACCATAGACAAAactaatacctgtgatcatgacATCTGAGGCTACTACATCTGGTTTGGGTGGAAAGGCATAGGACCTAGCTGGAGTGCCACCtgactagcctccacctctaggacgacccctacctacctgccctccgcctctagCAGACCGGACGACCGGGTGATGTTTGGCAAAAATTCTATGTTTTTGCATGTAATTTGCTTTGTATTATGCCTTGGTCT
This DNA window, taken from Nicotiana tabacum cultivar K326 chromosome 15, ASM71507v2, whole genome shotgun sequence, encodes the following:
- the LOC142169534 gene encoding uncharacterized protein LOC142169534, which produces MDWLSLYHAIHDFLVKTVTLEMPEFPKFEWRDSSIYLSSRVITSLTDRHMAEKGCLAYLSYVQDTAAETPTIDLVPMVRESSDVFLSDLPGMLLDCDNDFGIDLSPSTHPISITPCHIDLKDLKELKEHLEELLVKGFFRLRSPWGAPMLFVKIKYRSMLMCIDYL